In the Phyllopteryx taeniolatus isolate TA_2022b chromosome 1, UOR_Ptae_1.2, whole genome shotgun sequence genome, CACCTCATCGGCAAATAATGACACATTCATCTACGGGTACAGCCTGCCGGGCACTGACTGACGCAAACATCTCGAAGTGGGAGAAAGGGGTGTCTGGTAGTAGTAAGGGTCAGGGGTGCAACAAGGAGGGGGTGACATTGGGTTGAGTATCCAAGATGGTATTTTATGCATAACACATTGGACCTTTGAACAGGGAAGACTTTGACAGATATTCACTGCATTCATGCATACTACATTCATGCTGTTTATATATTGTAGACTGTGTATATGCTGGCAGGTACATTgcagcgcacgcacacacacacacacacacacacacacacacacacacgtacgagACAACTGGAAAGAGACAACTGGAAGATTGGGTTGGAGAGAAAAGCAATATGTGGGAGGCTGAGAATGCAAAGAAATGtgtctgctgtgtgtgtgtgtgtgtttgtgtgtgtgagagagagagagagaaagagagatgtGACCTTTACTATACACTTTTCTGGTTCCAATTGCATTGAAGGGAAGTGTCATATAATTAAGGTCATACAAATTTAACAATTATCTgcattgcatgtgtgtgtgtgcgtgtgacatAAAATGCACATGTTCCACAGATTAAAACAGGGCCGAGGTGTCTAACATAGACATGTTAGACattcttcaaaaataaaatacccaaACAATCAAGAATGATAAGACACTAACATCCTCTTAACACCGCTGTTGCAACCGACTGTTTGTTGTTATACAATGTTTGCCACTGCCCTCCCCAGCActttcaaacatatttcattgatttagaaaaaaacaagaacaaatgaaaaacgTGAAAATGACTTTACggcgtctttaaaaaaataacccgAGTGCTCATAAAGAAAATAGTAGCTTAACTTTAAGttaagagtttaattcattccaagaTCAACTCAATTTCTcccgttgaaatgaatttaaatgcaaTTTGACTGTTCCAGCCacctcccaccccccccaaaaaaaaacagccaccattttttaatataaataccTAATAAAACATATAGAGAATAAAGAGAAATAAAATGGTTTTATAGAGTGTAATTAAGCCAAAAATCCCACACACTGTAGTGCTCATGTTTTTgacatgtgcctttaaggggcgtggcctagtgagtgacatcagaagCTCTGACTCATCAATAACTTTGTGAAAAAAGGACTTTATGcgcagcatgggagacatttacccatataaaaccaaagcggcattaaaaaaatggcaaaattatcattttgttttaagtgtttttatTGGTTATTAATCCAattgtatgaaaatgacccttatACCAGGGGCGGAGCTAAGAATTTTTCAGTGGGCCATCCCTGGCTCCGCCCCTGCCTATTACTCGTGAAAAGTTGCTTGCCATAATTGTTTTGGATATGAAGCGCTATTTAACTCACCTGCATAAAGAATGTGAACCTTCTTGAAGGAAGCCGACTTCGCCTTAAAAACAGTAAACCACTCAAAGTTAACATTTAAATCTATACCTGTTAAGAATGCCTGCAGTTCGACCTGGGAGCATTACTttatttccaatgggaaaaATGTTTCAACATAGGATTCTCTGTTTTTCTCAGTGGTTCCACCGCACATTGTGAGAGAACTGTTGGAGggcaagagaaagagagagagagagagagagagagagctagaGAGAAAAATGAGGGAGGAGGCTGAGAGATGAGAGTCACGCTGAGGGAGTCACGCATGTAGAGGAGCAAGGAGGTGAACTGGTGTGATGCGAGGATTCCACCAGAGCGAGGAGGGACCTGCTCGTGTTGAATCCTCGGTCTCAACTCAAAGTGGACAGCGGAGTGGCAGGGGGGGGGGCACGGCAGACGGATGAGGGGGAGCAGCACCGGGCTGACATTGACTCATTCAACATTTGGCTCTTTCATAAGATCATCTGAAGCAAGACCACACTGTTTCTATGGCGACGTCCTGTGGCTTGAGGGGCACCATGGGTGTAAACAACTGTTTCGGTTTACTTTTGCTTACTCTCGGCACCCAAGGTAATTTTCATTGATCAAATACTACTGTGCTATATGTTTCTATACTTTCTATACTAAACTTTCAGTCATGTCAAAATTGTTCTAAAGTCATTTTGAGCTGAAATGGAAAATGGTGTTGAATTCCATCGTCGGCAAGCAGGTTGGGTGGAGGTTTTTACCTTTTATGTTTCCATAAATATCTTATTAATGCATCATCGTGAGATTATGggctgggattttttttttttttgttaggggtaatatatgaataaaaaacaaagaatattTGTTTAATACACTCAACAATTGCTCAATCCATTTggacaaggtaaaaaaaacaaacaaccaactaataaaaatatgtataattatCTTGAGTTTCCATTGGATGAGGATGAACACCTAGGATGTTGCTTTGGTGACCTGCTAAAAAGTGTTGCCAGCGACGGAGCGCGAACACCGCTAATAGATATTTGCTGCTCATGCACGATTGGCCTCAGAGAGCACATTGATCAAAAGGGGACAGAATTGGGTCCGGTCGCTCCGGCTAACTAGCCTGAACCCACCAGTTTGCCGTGTGCGTCGTCGGGCTGACTAAATGAATGTTACAGTATTGGAAGTGCAAAACTCCGTCTTTTGTCTTACAGATCTAATATTAAAAACAAGGTACGGGTATTCGAACAATACAATCGGTTCTTCCTAATGTGGTTCCATTGTTGGTTGGAGTAAAAATCTTATTTAGACACATTTCAGATGTTAGAAAATACTAACGGTGGCATTTTTTCTCTgtaataaaatgatttattcacATTAAAAAACAGCTATCCTTTATGAAACAACATAAACACAGGGTCAGTCACACTACAACTATCAACACCATGAAACCTTTATTAGTTGTACAGGTAactttttaagtaacatttcaacattcttaactgataaaatcattattatttttttaaataattgttaatCACTGCTCATTATTACATATCAATTATTTGTGTGATGTCAGTTGTAGCAGTGGCTCAAACGAGGCCATTTCAGTAGACTCGAATTAAGAATTTGACTgcagccttttttttaaactatcaaCTCTTAACGAAGATTTACTTGCGCATGAATAACACACATTACATTTAGGAGAACTATTTCAGATATTTTATGACTGCCTTTTGTTGTCCTTGATTTCAATTTTAGATTTTAGCCGGTTTTACATAAAGCGATGTCACAGCTCGTAGTGTGTAAAGCAAAGACAGCGTCTCATTATATATGCGCATGACATTAGCTGGTTCGAGTATGGAAGAAAAAAGTTGAATCAGCATATGGAAAGGCAGCGGAGCCCAGTTGAGCCGATTACATATTGTTGAAACCGCGTGTCCGTTGAATTTCATTTTTCAGTTGCTTCATCAGCCCGAATGTCGTCACACAACACAAGAAGCCGCACTCAGTTACCACCgtactttttatatttgtggCATATAAGTCTTTTTAATTCAAATCTagactgtaattatgactttactacgtGACTTACTACACAACACAAACTTGTTGATTGACATCATCTAATTGACATGCCCATAACACTTTCTGTCTCTTTTCATTTAAAGTTCCGAGAACATAAATACACTCTTTCGAGGTTGTCTCCATGAAATGAATTTTAATTCACCTCCTGTGAAAAGTCCCTGCGAGGCCAAGCAGCACCATGATCTACACTGAAACAGCCGCTTTTCCTGACACAATGTTACCTTGCTACCCATTAAGCAGCTTTGACCGCGCTTCTATTTAATGTCAGATGCAGcaagctgatgatgatgatgaggatgatgatgaagaagacgCAAAGGCTATTGTGTTCCGAGCGCTTTCGATGGATTCCGGCATACAAAAGCGACGCCAATACGTGGGCGGATATTGATCGTGGGCCTTTAAAATTTGAGGATGCCTGTTTGCAGGCAAGTAACGGACAGCGCATCAGCTTGGACTGAACGTGTAGGAGGACAACAGCAACATGTGTGTCGCTAGCAGGTGGATGGACTGCAAGCTTCGGCTGACATCCTAGTTGAcactgaatcaacagcacctctgctggttggaGCCAAGTAATGCAGCCGGTTTTCCCCCAACATTTGAAAACTGTTCGCGGgtcatgtctgtgacatgctttcctcaaaatacaccaaggatcaagaattgcAGTGGACGTCACACACCCTGTTTCTTGCCTTGCTGAAATTGCTCATCTGGGCGTTTAACAAAACCCAGTGCAGCCCTGCTTaccatttttgctttgacatgatagcatAGCACAGCACCCGTGGGGGATGTTGGTGCCTCtgcatgatagtgtttcagacagtgaAGTTTGCCGGCTGCCTTTGGATCTTTGGCCAGCCTagctgatgatgtcattggTGGAGAAATATGATCAGCTGGGAGTGGTTCCACTGTTGCATAACAGTCCCTTGGCAGGCGGCAGGCCAACCGTCACCCTCATTTGCATTTACAATGTGAtacaatgtactgtaatgtAAAGTTAATCTAAAGCCGATCATGTAGTATTTGGACAATGGTGAACATTTTTGGACAGCACCCCAAGAACTCCATCATTTTACTTCCACTAGTTCCAAAGAATTGGAAATCTGAACAAAACGAAGATCAAACAGTCTCTTGAGAGGCCATTTCAGTGGCACGGGTCCACTTTAGAAAGATAAATACAGCATAGCGAAGTAAACTGATGAATCTATCACATAAGACATACTAAATAATGCAGCAGTACCAGAGGAGTAATTGAAGTCACTTCTAAAAATCACTCTATGATGATGAATGGCTCAAATGGAAGAAAGCCCCAACTAAAATCGCTGCGTATGCGGAGAGGCAATGCAGTGTGTCTCTAATTGTTCTGGGACCTCGCGGGGTCATCTTCTGTAAAATGTGAGTTGGTTCTAAAGGGGGAAGGGGGAGTGAGGTGTTCCATTAGATAGGTTGCGAAGGTGGGAGCACTGTGCATGTGAGGCTGGGGTGACGAACGCGCATTCATCCtgccttttccttttccttttccccACTGTCTCGTGTAAGCATGACGTCAGCTGGGTCTAGCACAGGTCAGGTTCTGGTTTCAACGCGACAACCGTTTTCTCTCCATTGCATAAATTAAATCCGGTCCAGACAGGTAATGAATAGCGCACGCAAAAGAAGCCATTCAAAATGCAGTTTGTGATTTTTCTTGTAACCACCTCTAGTGTGTTGCTATGCTGGACCTCGGGCTCACgctgaggagaagctgctccaGGATCTGTTTGTGCGTTACAACAAGCTCTCCAGGCCGGTGGAAAACTCATCAGACACAGTGCTGGTCCACTTTGGTCTCTCTATCGCTCAGCTTATAGATGTGGTAAGTGAACTCCTCACTACtacgcagtaaaaaaaaacaatgggcTCTGTTTGGCCATCTGTTgcatcaaaccctctgaatcgttggagaaatcaattcattgaatgcattattgttatcatcatcattatgacAGTActgtctatttttttaaatcatccgcAACTATGTGTGGGGGCACACGAGCGATCGTGGGTGGAGACGGATGCATATCAGACGTATTTAAGTCGCCAGCAGTCACCAGCTTTCTGTATTTTATAAGGGTACCCACTCACATTGTCCGTTGCCATTGATTGCGctacatttaaagggaatgagaggagccactGAGATTGGTGGCGACTGAAGTCGGCAGTGCCCACTCCCACAACCATACAGACTGCCCTTTTTAAAACACGTTGGCTTGCGCGCGCCTGCGAAATTACGGAAACTAACTTGCCTTTGCACAGATTTACGCCGGTCGCGGGTTTGTTTGTGTCCAATGGTTTTCAAATCTCTCATAGTCGTACATCTGTACAAAAACACTTCGATTCACAGCGTTTCTTTCCCATTCAATCAACAGTTTTTGACTGAGGTTATTGAGTAAACTGAAGGTTTTTTCATGTTACTACAGAATATTGTCATTTGCAGGCCCTCAGGAGAATGAAATGCTTACACATCAAGTACTCTTTTCCCAAAAAATCCATTCGAGGACTTCTGTTGACGCAGGGAAAACCTGACGTTTGGCACCTGGAACGTACATAGTTTCTTACAGGAAAGTTGTAGATTGCAAATGCAAAGCCTGCATGACCGTGAGGATTGTTTTTTACTCACAATTAGAGACAGCACCTCGGCCCACGTGCCTGAGAGTGCGAGTCAGCTGTTGGCCAAGTTGTCTTCTCCTATAGAATGTGTCAGTGGCTGAGAGGAGCTTGGAAAACATTGCAGCGAtgcaatgttaaaatattttattttcaccatCTCAGCATTATTGTAAGGTGAGGGTGCCTCGGTTTCTTACTATATGTTCTGTATTACTCTCTAAAAGTATAAATCACCAGAAAGCACATTTGTACAGTACTGATACAACAACCAGATTGTCTTCCAAGAATTTGCTTTCTGTTTCCACTAAACAAGGATGAGAAGAACCAGATGATGACCACGAACGTCTGGGTCAAGCAAGTATGCAAATGATGAGAGGCAAATGGAGCTGCAGCATTGATAAATACTCTATGAGGAACTTTCTCCTTCAGGAATGGAACGATTACAAGCTGCGCTGGAACCCGGAGGAATACGAGAACGTCACCTCCATCCGTATTCCCTCGGAGATTATCTGGAGGCCCGACATCGTCCTTTACAACAAGTGAGGGtctcctccaaaaaaatactcTATATTGATGTTAAAAGTAGGTATGAACCACTTGAATATATTTCCCACAAAGGAGTATTTGGAcctcggggggcggggggaacaaaaaaagattatgCAGTACTTTGAGAATAATTTGATTGGCACAACAGGTATAACGTTcatcttgtcttctttttgatttgtttcttttcttctttggttcagacaactttttcttgtaattgtgacatttttcagtGTGACGCAAATACTGCTTGTTAATTTTCttcaccaatattttttttattttttttatgtttagcaGTGCAGCAATTGTTAATGTGTAACGTTTTAGATGACAGAataattgttaaaaacaaatcttccAAGATCAAATTTTATTTCGCAAGTTTGCACGACTTATACATTTACTaaaggggagaaaaaacaaTGGCAGAAGGCTTAATCCTATGGTTTGCCTCACATccatatttattttgatttctaCCAGAACCCGTATTGGCGACATCTGCTAGCTGCTTCAAAATGCATTACTCCTCCATTTGTTCCCTTCACAACATAACCTCATTATTACAAACTTTCGACACGACCGACAAAGTTCGCAACCGTCGTGACTTTCTAAATCAATTTATCGTGGCCATCCTTAGGTAGAATAGAGTCAAACATTACTTTGACGCAGTCACACAAGGCGATTCATGCACTAACGCTGCCATCCTTCAGGCAAACATAATCGCATCAGCAATAATGCGCGGAATTTGCTGAGTCAATTCCAACAGAAGACGTTACTGGATGACTACGAGAAGATCCCGCCGCCGTGCCAACACTCTTTTCCTGTGCCAACGTCATGAAGTACTTTGGCTGTGAACAAGGTCATCCTTAATGGGAATGGCCATAAACAAACAAGGCAATACATTAGGTGGAAGAATTCGGAGATCAAATGTAATTAAGTGTGTTTCGAAGCGCCTAAGATAAAAGACATCCACTGTAAATGTTCTTATCAGTGAAGGGAATTCTaaatcaccaaaagaacaatGACATTTAGTAGACATGACAAGATATGAGCAAAACAATTACCAAATCGATTTGTCATTCAAAAGTAAGTATGCTGTGCTGTCTTCTGATTAAACGGCCAATGGGCTTTGAAACGAATAGGACAAGGCCAACTACACACAGGTTGCCGTAGTTGAAAAGCATATTCCACTGAGACTAACATCAAACCCAAACTAGAGCACGCTCAGCATGCTTTGGTTCACATTTGTCGTCTGTCCTATGATGTCTCGCTAACTCTGTGAACCGTTTGTGAGGCTTTCCTGAAATTATGATCCAAACTGACGGCCAAATTGTAACCCTGACCCTAGCATTTTATTTAGTATGTATGAAAGATTTTGATCTCCTCTAAGAAGAGAGAACACATTCAAGGCTGTTGACATGAGAGGATTAAGTGGATGGATTGCATGACATAACCGGGTCCTGGAAAGAGGTCACTTACTATGCTGAggtgtgggttagggttagggtattAGGGTTACGGTGGATGGATGTGATTCAGCAATTAAAGCAGACGTTCATTGCCTTGAGGCAGAAGATGAAGAAGTGAAAGTAATTTAGGGGAGCATTTACTTCTTCTGCCTGACACTATACATAGATAGATGGCAGTATTTATAGGAAATGGTGAAAATGTGAtggggtggggcggggggtaGTGGAATTGAATCATTTCTCCCAGCACACCTGACGAGCTCTGATGCGCATTATAGTAGTTGGGAATCACTTGTCTAATTGATGTACTGTTCCTCATCTGCAGTGCTGACGGTGACTTTGCCGTAACCCACCTAACTAAGGCACATCTATTCCATGATGGACGGATAAAGTGGATGCCGCCAGCCATCTACAAGTCTTCATGCAGCATTGACGTCACCTTTTTCCCCTTTGACCAGCAAAGCTGCAAGATGAAGTTTGGCTCATGGACCTACGACCGAGCCAAGATCGACCTTATCAGCATGGCCAGCGACGTGGACCAGATGGACTACTGGGAGAGCGGCGAGTGGGTTATTATGAATGCAGTCGGCAAGTACAACACCAAAAAGTACGAGTGCTGCACTGAGATCTATGCAGACATCACGTACTACTTCATCATCCGGAGGCTTCCGTTGTTTTACACCATTAATCTTATCATCCCCTGTCTGCTTATCTCCTGTTTGACTGTGCTGGTGTTTTATTTACCATCACAATGCGGAGAGAAGATCACCTTGTGTATTTCCGTTTTATTGTCCCTCACTGTCTTCCTGCTGTTGATCACAGAGATAATACCGTCCACATCGCTGGTGATTCCCCTCATTGGCGAATACCTGCTGTTCACCATGGTTTTCGTTACACTTTCAATTATAATTACCGTCTTCGTTTTGAACGTACACCACCGATCGCCTCAGACCCACGGAATGCCTCATTGGGTGCGAAGGGTGTTTCTAGACACGGTGCCCCGGGTCCTCTTCATGAAACGGCCCCCCGGCACGGCCAAGCAACACTGCAAGAAGTTGATTGAGATGATGCACCGGCCGACCATAATATCAGCCACCGGCAACTCCCAGACATTTTGGATGGGTTTCGAGACAGGGCTGACCCAAATAGGACAGGTCGAGAAGTGCCTCCCAAAGACTCCAGCCGACAGCCCAAACATCCGCGTCTGCTCCCCTTCTCCATCCTCCTCACCTCGCAAGGAACTCAACCGGCAAGATCCCCCAGTTAAGGCCAACATTTTCTACCAATCACCCACTAAACAATATTCAGGTCTCCAACGAGGGCACGACTCCTCAACCTTGTCTTCTTCTCAACTTTCCTTACCTCCAACTTTGCCTCTCGGACCCCTTCGCAACCTCTCCAGGGAAGGCGCAAATAAACTGTCCTCAAATGGCCGCTCGCTCAGCGATGAACAACTGTGTGGCCTGCAGAGGGAGCTTCCTCTGAGAGCTGCTCAACGGTGTCACTCGGGCAGCTTCCAGTATTGCTGCCTGCACAACGAAGGGCCGGAGAAATGGACTGGGACCGAAGACCAAACTAAACAACAAGACCCTGCAAACTGCCTCAC is a window encoding:
- the LOC133475313 gene encoding neuronal acetylcholine receptor subunit alpha-4-like isoform X3; the protein is MQMMRGKWSCSIDKYSMRNFLLQEWNDYKLRWNPEEYENVTSIRIPSEIIWRPDIVLYNNADGDFAVTHLTKAHLFHDGRIKWMPPAIYKSSCSIDVTFFPFDQQSCKMKFGSWTYDRAKIDLISMASDVDQMDYWESGEWVIMNAVGKYNTKKYECCTEIYADITYYFIIRRLPLFYTINLIIPCLLISCLTVLVFYLPSQCGEKITLCISVLLSLTVFLLLITEIIPSTSLVIPLIGEYLLFTMVFVTLSIIITVFVLNVHHRSPQTHGMPHWVRRVFLDTVPRVLFMKRPPGTAKQHCKKLIEMMHRPTIISATGNSQTFWMGFETGLTQIGQVEKCLPKTPADSPNIRVCSPSPSSSPRKELNRQDPPVKANIFYQSPTKQYSGLQRGHDSSTLSSSQLSLPPTLPLGPLRNLSREGANKLSSNGRSLSDEQLCGLQRELPLRAAQRCHSGSFQYCCLHNEGPEKWTGTEDQTKQQDPANCLTENLKADSAKDPRGQQESGIHRISPSMQRAIEGVQYIADHLRAEDDDFSVKEDWKYVAMVIDRIFLWMFVLVCILGSVGLFLPPWLAGMI
- the LOC133475313 gene encoding neuronal acetylcholine receptor subunit alpha-2-like isoform X1; the protein is MATSCGLRGTMGVNNCFGLLLLTLGTQVCCYAGPRAHAEEKLLQDLFVRYNKLSRPVENSSDTVLVHFGLSIAQLIDVDEKNQMMTTNVWVKQEWNDYKLRWNPEEYENVTSIRIPSEIIWRPDIVLYNNADGDFAVTHLTKAHLFHDGRIKWMPPAIYKSSCSIDVTFFPFDQQSCKMKFGSWTYDRAKIDLISMASDVDQMDYWESGEWVIMNAVGKYNTKKYECCTEIYADITYYFIIRRLPLFYTINLIIPCLLISCLTVLVFYLPSQCGEKITLCISVLLSLTVFLLLITEIIPSTSLVIPLIGEYLLFTMVFVTLSIIITVFVLNVHHRSPQTHGMPHWVRRVFLDTVPRVLFMKRPPGTAKQHCKKLIEMMHRPTIISATGNSQTFWMGFETGLTQIGQVEKCLPKTPADSPNIRVCSPSPSSSPRKELNRQDPPVKANIFYQSPTKQYSGLQRGHDSSTLSSSQLSLPPTLPLGPLRNLSREGANKLSSNGRSLSDEQLCGLQRELPLRAAQRCHSGSFQYCCLHNEGPEKWTGTEDQTKQQDPANCLTENLKADSAKDPRGQQESGIHRISPSMQRAIEGVQYIADHLRAEDDDFSVKEDWKYVAMVIDRIFLWMFVLVCILGSVGLFLPPWLAGMI
- the LOC133475313 gene encoding neuronal acetylcholine receptor subunit alpha-2-like isoform X2, with the protein product MATSCGLRGTMGVNNCFGLLLLTLGTQVCCYAGPRAHAEEKLLQDLFVRYNKLSRPVENSSDTVLVHFGLSIAQLIDVEWNDYKLRWNPEEYENVTSIRIPSEIIWRPDIVLYNNADGDFAVTHLTKAHLFHDGRIKWMPPAIYKSSCSIDVTFFPFDQQSCKMKFGSWTYDRAKIDLISMASDVDQMDYWESGEWVIMNAVGKYNTKKYECCTEIYADITYYFIIRRLPLFYTINLIIPCLLISCLTVLVFYLPSQCGEKITLCISVLLSLTVFLLLITEIIPSTSLVIPLIGEYLLFTMVFVTLSIIITVFVLNVHHRSPQTHGMPHWVRRVFLDTVPRVLFMKRPPGTAKQHCKKLIEMMHRPTIISATGNSQTFWMGFETGLTQIGQVEKCLPKTPADSPNIRVCSPSPSSSPRKELNRQDPPVKANIFYQSPTKQYSGLQRGHDSSTLSSSQLSLPPTLPLGPLRNLSREGANKLSSNGRSLSDEQLCGLQRELPLRAAQRCHSGSFQYCCLHNEGPEKWTGTEDQTKQQDPANCLTENLKADSAKDPRGQQESGIHRISPSMQRAIEGVQYIADHLRAEDDDFSVKEDWKYVAMVIDRIFLWMFVLVCILGSVGLFLPPWLAGMI